GCAGGATCACATCTCGGAGAGACAGTCCAGGGCGCTGCGCGTCTACGAGGAAGACCACGATCTGCTGGTCGAGCATGTCCGACAGGAGGACAGCTTCAAGTCCGGCGGATACGGCACGAGACAGATACCCGAGCTGTTGCAGAACGCGGTGGACGCGCTCGCCGCAGGCGGATCGCCGGGGATGGTGGAGTTCCGCCTCGCCGACGGAGCGCTGTACTGCGCCAACGAGGGCGCGGGGTTCGACGCCGACGGATTGACTGCCGTGACCTACGCGTTCCTGAGCTCCAAGCGTGGGGACGAGATCGGACGGTTCGGGCTCGGATTCAAGTCCGTGCTCGGTGTGAGTGATCACCCGCAGATCTACAGCCGATCGGTGAGTTTCGCCTTCAATGCCCCCGAGACGTCTGAGCTTTTCGCGGGAATCCCATCTGACGGCGGTCGCTACCCACTTCTGCGCGTGCCGAGTGTGGTCGACGTAGATGAAGCGAGGCGTGAGGATCAGAACCTCGCGGAGATGATGGGCTGGGCGACCACCATCGTCAAACTGCCGCTCACGCGCGAGGGCGATCGGCTCCGGAAGGAGCTCAAGGCGTTCTCGCCCGAGTCCCTGCTCTTCTTCAAGGCCCTCGACCGTCTGCGCATCACGATGCAGGACCGCCCGGGTACCGCCGCTGTCTCGCGGGACTTCCGCCGCGAGGGCGATCAGAACGACGGACAGGTCGTCATCGTCGATCCCGAGGGCGTGCGCAGCCGCTGGCTCTACGCCGAGCGCGAGTACACGCCGACGATCGACGTCGCCTCGACGCTGTCGGCCACGGCCCTGCGCCAGTCGATGACCATCTCCTACGCCGTCAGGCCCGAGGGACGTGCGAGCCCCGGGCAGCTCTGGGCGTGGTTTCCGTTGCGCGACCAGACCACCGCGAGCGGCATCTTCAACGCTCCTTGGCAGGTGAATGACGACCGCACGTCGTTGATCGTCGCATCGAAGCTGAACGCCGCCATGCTCGAGGTCGGCGCCGAGCTGTTCCTCGACGTCGTGTCGCGCGCCTCGACGGCGGATGATCCGGGAGCGCATCTCGATCTGTTCCCCGCTCGCGGCCGGGAGAGCCGGAGCCCGGCGGACAGCTTCCTGTCGGCCGAGATCCCGAGACGCGCGAGAAGTCGCGCGTTGATCCCCGACGTGACGGGCGCGCTCAAGGTGCCGCCATACTTCACCGGTGTACCTGACATCGTCAGGAGTCCCCTGACGGTGACCGCAGCCGAGATCTGGCAGGAGCGTGCTCCCCGCGAGACCATGCCGCACGCGCGGTGCTTCTCGACGTCTGCCCGCCGCAATCGCCTTCGGTCACTGCTCGGCGGAGACGAAGAAGAGCGCAGCCCGCAGGAGTCGGGCGTCGCGGCGTGGCTGACCGAACTCGTCGGCGACCAGAGCGCTGAAGGAGTCGATGGCGCTCTTCGGATCCTCGTGGAGCTCGCGGCGAACGCCCGCCCCACTCATGACCAGGCGCTCTCAGCCCGCGTCATCCCCGTAGAGAGCGGTGGATGGGTACGAGCCGATCAGTCCGACACAGTTCTGCTCCCAGTCCCGGGCGCCGTCGTACCCGACGGCGTGGAACTCGTCCGGTCGGACGTCGCGGACGCTTCTCACGATCTGCTCCGGCAGCTCCGGTTCCGCGGGGTCACGGTCGACGAGGCTGCTTCAGCCCTGGCTGCTTCAGCGACAGATCGATGGAGCGAAGCCGAATGGGCGCACCTCTGGGCGACCTTGAACACCGCCACGCCACAGGTCGCCGCCCGTGCCGTGGAGGGGATACGTGAGCGAGGGGTGCGCGTCCTCATTCGCACGGAGGCCGGCACCTGGCGTGCTGCGTCGGATCTCGTCGCCGACGGGTCGATCGCACGGGACATCGCGATGCGTCAGATCGACGCATCGATCGTCCCCAACATCGCGCTTCGAACAGCGGCGGGAGCATTCACCGCCCCGGAGCGCGATCGCGAGCTCGAGAGGGACCGCCTGCGCGGCGACTACGTCGCGACGATCGAAGACGTCGTCCGCCGCTACCTCGCGGCGAATGGCCTGTCGGCCCCTACCATCACCGTCCCCGACATGCGCGGCGTCGGACCTTTGGATCTGCTGGTGGATGACCTCTCGGAGCAGGACCGTGTGGCGTGGACTCACGCGATCCTCGCGCGGATGGGCAACACCCAGTTCGTGCTGGACGTGCCGCTCCGTGGCCGCAGGGCCGAGATCATGGTCTCCACGATGGAATGGTGGGCCGTGCGCAGTCGCGGACTCATCCAGACCTCTTTGGGTGCACGGCGACCGGACGCCGCGGTATCGGGGTCGCTGCGTAGATTCTCGGCCTTCCTTCCGGTGGCCTCCCATGACGCGGTCGCCGGGTTGCCGCTGCCCAAGGACCTCGCGTCGGTGCCGGTGAGCATGCTTGAGGACTTCCTCGCGCGCGGCGATTACACGCTCCACCATGCTGCGGAGTTCGCTGAGCTGATCCAGGAATGTGCGCGCCGATCCGAGGTCGCGGTTCCCGAGCACGTGCCGGCGGTGATCAACGGCTCGGTCGTTCTCACCCCGCGCAGCGAGGTGGCCATCGTCGTTGACGGTGTCGGAGTCGCTGACCTCGAGGAGGCCGGAGTCGCGTACGTCCCGACCGCCTCGGGCGATCCGCGTCTCGCCGAGCGGTGGGGCCTGATCTCCGCTGAGGACGCGCTGCACCAGTCGGTCGAGATCGTGGGCGCGACCGAGGCCATCCCGCTCCTCGACATCCATCCGAGCCTTCAGAGCCACGTGCTCGTGCCCCTCGGGCGGGCGACGGTCGCGCGCGCCGCATCTATCCATCGCGTGCTCCAGAGTGCACGGGGGACCAGGAAGAAAAGGCTCAAGGCGACGCATCAGGACCGTGCCGTGACGGTCGATGCCTCGCTCGAGATCGATGATGCGCTCGCCGTCCTGTCCGCCGAACTCGAGCTCGGTCTCACCGCGGATGACGTGCGGACGGTGCTGCGGCACGACGAGAGCCTTCGTCAGAGCGAATTGATCGCGTCGGCGCGCGCGGCACGCAACGACGAGAAGCGTCTTCTGCTTCTCGCGGGTGCGGATGCGTTGCGGGCCAATCTGCCCGACGGTCTTCTCGCCGCGGTCGAGTCAAACACCGGGACGCTCGATGACCGAGGGATCGCCGAGCTGTTCGTGCGCGTGCACGGGTACGACTCCGTCCGAGAACTGCGTGATGTCCTCCGTCAGCGCGGCGTTCCCGTCCCCGAGAAGTGGGACGGCTCCGCGCAAGCGCTGGCCGCCGTGAAGAATCTCGGGTTC
This genomic stretch from Microbacterium sp. Nx66 harbors:
- a CDS encoding DEAD/DEAH box helicase encodes the protein MSWPELMDPALQDHISERQSRALRVYEEDHDLLVEHVRQEDSFKSGGYGTRQIPELLQNAVDALAAGGSPGMVEFRLADGALYCANEGAGFDADGLTAVTYAFLSSKRGDEIGRFGLGFKSVLGVSDHPQIYSRSVSFAFNAPETSELFAGIPSDGGRYPLLRVPSVVDVDEARREDQNLAEMMGWATTIVKLPLTREGDRLRKELKAFSPESLLFFKALDRLRITMQDRPGTAAVSRDFRREGDQNDGQVVIVDPEGVRSRWLYAEREYTPTIDVASTLSATALRQSMTISYAVRPEGRASPGQLWAWFPLRDQTTASGIFNAPWQVNDDRTSLIVASKLNAAMLEVGAELFLDVVSRASTADDPGAHLDLFPARGRESRSPADSFLSAEIPRRARSRALIPDVTGALKVPPYFTGVPDIVRSPLTVTAAEIWQERAPRETMPHARCFSTSARRNRLRSLLGGDEEERSPQESGVAAWLTELVGDQSAEGVDGALRILVELAANARPTHDQALSARVIPVESGGWVRADQSDTVLLPVPGAVVPDGVELVRSDVADASHDLLRQLRFRGVTVDEAASALAASATDRWSEAEWAHLWATLNTATPQVAARAVEGIRERGVRVLIRTEAGTWRAASDLVADGSIARDIAMRQIDASIVPNIALRTAAGAFTAPERDRELERDRLRGDYVATIEDVVRRYLAANGLSAPTITVPDMRGVGPLDLLVDDLSEQDRVAWTHAILARMGNTQFVLDVPLRGRRAEIMVSTMEWWAVRSRGLIQTSLGARRPDAAVSGSLRRFSAFLPVASHDAVAGLPLPKDLASVPVSMLEDFLARGDYTLHHAAEFAELIQECARRSEVAVPEHVPAVINGSVVLTPRSEVAIVVDGVGVADLEEAGVAYVPTASGDPRLAERWGLISAEDALHQSVEIVGATEAIPLLDIHPSLQSHVLVPLGRATVARAASIHRVLQSARGTRKKRLKATHQDRAVTVDASLEIDDALAVLSAELELGLTADDVRTVLRHDESLRQSELIASARAARNDEKRLLLLAGADALRANLPDGLLAAVESNTGTLDDRGIAELFVRVHGYDSVRELRDVLRQRGVPVPEKWDGSAQALAAVKNLGFDTSYAGSREKKPSAVSHIQGKLTLNPLHDYQREVADKIGALVAAEDPAGRRGLLYLPTGAGKTRVTVEALVKLMKAGEIESPVLWIAQSEELCEQAIHSFSEVWRAFGDERALDVSRFWSGYELDESDEELHVVVAIDATLGRRLGEPQYEWLTTPGIVVIDEAHTALSKTYTDILRHLGLTAHRTDRPLLGLTATPFRGRNDEINRLFAQRFGENRLESLDPEDPIAQLRSWNVLSQVDYHVLDGVDVGVGQQDAEFRKMKEVTPGMLAAIGQDMQRTLTVVRHIKEQDPTWPILVFAASVASAHTIAALLRLEKVNADSVDGSMRRQHRRRVVEQFKSGETQVLVNCDLLTQGFDAPMVRALYIARPTFSPNRYLQMVGRGLRGPANGGTERCLIVNVEDTFEQFGEDLAYNEFDYLWSKA